From Roseburia hominis, the proteins below share one genomic window:
- a CDS encoding L-fucose/L-arabinose isomerase family protein yields MNNMPEMKIGVVAVSRDCFPESLSVSRREALISAYKEKYGEADIYECPICIVESEIHMVQALEDVKKAGCNALVVYLGNFGPEIAETLLAKHFDGPKMFVAAAEETGNNLVQGRGDAYCGMLNASYNLKLRNIKAYIPEYPVGTAEECADMIHEFVPIARAIVALGDLKIISFGPRPLNFLACNAPIKQLYNIGVEIEENSELDLFEAFKGHAGDERIPEVVKEMEEELGAGNKKPEILAKLAQYELTLKDWVRDHKGYRKYVAIAGKCWPAFQTQFGFVPCYVNSRLTAQGIPVSCEVDIYGALSEFIGTVISQDTVTLLDINNSVPADLYEEEIKGKFDYTQKDTFMGFHCGNTAASKLSFCEMKYQMIMARTLPEEVTQGTLEGDILPGDITFYRLQSTSDNILRAYIAQGEVLPVATRSFGSIGIFAIPEMGRFYRHVLIEKNFPHHGAVAFGHFGKELFEVFKYIGVPVEEIGYNQPKGVRYPTENPWA; encoded by the coding sequence ATGAATAACATGCCGGAAATGAAAATCGGAGTAGTGGCAGTCAGCCGCGACTGTTTCCCGGAGAGTTTATCCGTATCCAGAAGAGAGGCGCTGATAAGTGCATATAAAGAAAAATATGGAGAGGCGGATATTTACGAATGCCCGATCTGTATCGTGGAGAGCGAGATCCATATGGTGCAGGCACTGGAAGATGTAAAGAAGGCGGGCTGTAATGCGCTGGTAGTATACCTTGGAAATTTTGGGCCGGAGATTGCGGAGACCTTGCTGGCAAAGCATTTTGACGGACCAAAGATGTTCGTGGCAGCAGCAGAGGAGACGGGAAATAATCTGGTGCAGGGCCGCGGAGATGCCTACTGCGGTATGTTAAATGCCAGCTACAACTTAAAGCTGCGTAATATCAAAGCTTACATACCGGAATATCCGGTGGGAACTGCCGAGGAATGTGCGGACATGATTCATGAGTTCGTACCGATTGCCAGAGCGATCGTGGCACTTGGGGACCTGAAGATCATCAGCTTCGGACCGAGACCGCTCAACTTCCTGGCATGTAACGCACCGATCAAACAGCTTTATAATATCGGAGTGGAGATTGAAGAGAATTCAGAGCTGGATCTGTTCGAGGCATTTAAAGGGCATGCCGGCGACGAGCGGATTCCGGAAGTGGTAAAAGAGATGGAAGAAGAGCTGGGCGCGGGAAATAAGAAACCGGAGATTCTTGCCAAACTTGCGCAGTATGAGCTGACTTTGAAGGATTGGGTACGCGACCACAAGGGCTACCGCAAATATGTTGCCATCGCCGGAAAATGCTGGCCGGCGTTCCAGACCCAGTTCGGCTTTGTTCCCTGTTATGTCAACAGCCGTTTGACCGCGCAGGGTATCCCGGTTTCCTGCGAGGTGGATATATATGGAGCTCTCAGTGAGTTCATCGGAACCGTGATAAGCCAGGATACCGTAACCCTTCTTGACATTAACAACTCCGTTCCGGCGGATCTCTACGAAGAAGAGATTAAAGGAAAGTTTGACTATACCCAGAAAGATACCTTTATGGGCTTCCATTGTGGAAATACAGCCGCTTCCAAGTTGTCCTTCTGCGAGATGAAATATCAGATGATCATGGCAAGGACGCTCCCGGAGGAGGTGACCCAGGGAACGCTGGAAGGCGATATCCTGCCGGGCGACATTACCTTCTACCGCCTGCAGAGTACGTCGGACAACATCCTGCGCGCCTATATTGCACAGGGCGAGGTGCTTCCGGTTGCGACCAGATCCTTTGGCTCCATCGGAATCTTTGCCATTCCGGAGATGGGAAGATTCTATCGCCATGTATTGATCGAGAAGAATTTCCCGCATCACGGCGCGGTAGCGTTCGGACATTTTGGAAAAGAATTGTTTGAGGTATTCAAATATATCGGCGTTCCGGTGGAGGAGATTGGCTATAATCAGCCGAAGGGCGTGCGCTATCCGACGGAGAATCCCTGGGCGTAA
- the xylB gene encoding xylulokinase: protein MLYIGIDLGTSAVKLLLMDEKGKIEKIVSKEYPLEFPHPGWSQQHPEDWFSKSVEGMKELIAQCDKSRIAGISFGGQMHGLVILDENDQVIRPAILWNDGRTTEETDYLNQVIGKEKLSRYTANIAFTGFTAPKILWVRNKEPENFARIAKIMLPKDYLAYRLCGSFCTDYSDASGMLLLDVEHKCWSKEMMEICGICENQLPKLYESYEVVGTLKPEMAAVLGLSEGVRIIAGAGDNAAAAVGTGTVGEGRCNISLGTSGTIFISSQSFGVDANNALHSFAHADGHYHLMGCMLSAASCNKWWNEEILKTCDYAAEQAGIENLGENRVFYLPYLMGERSPHNDPYARATFVGMTMDTTREEMTQAVLEGVAFALRDSLEVARSLGNKITRTKICGGGAKSPLWKKMIANTMNLKVDVVESEEGPAMGGAILAAVGCGEYESVEEAAEKLVKIVDTVEPEPDLAAKYEKQYRKFVKIYPALKSVFRELEE from the coding sequence ATGTTATATATAGGAATTGATCTGGGGACTTCTGCGGTAAAGCTCCTGCTCATGGATGAAAAAGGGAAGATCGAGAAGATTGTCTCAAAAGAGTATCCACTTGAATTTCCGCACCCGGGCTGGTCGCAGCAGCACCCGGAGGACTGGTTTAGTAAGTCCGTGGAGGGAATGAAAGAGCTGATCGCGCAGTGTGATAAATCCCGGATTGCAGGAATCAGCTTCGGAGGACAGATGCACGGACTGGTCATATTGGATGAGAATGATCAGGTGATTCGGCCGGCCATTCTCTGGAACGACGGCAGGACCACGGAGGAGACCGACTATCTGAACCAGGTGATCGGTAAAGAAAAGTTGTCGAGATACACGGCAAATATTGCATTTACCGGGTTCACCGCCCCGAAGATACTGTGGGTGAGAAACAAAGAACCGGAGAATTTTGCGAGAATTGCCAAAATCATGCTTCCCAAGGATTATCTGGCCTATCGGCTTTGCGGCAGCTTCTGCACGGATTATTCCGATGCGTCGGGAATGCTGCTTTTAGATGTGGAGCATAAATGCTGGTCGAAAGAGATGATGGAAATCTGCGGCATCTGCGAGAATCAGCTTCCCAAACTCTATGAGAGCTACGAGGTCGTGGGAACATTGAAGCCGGAAATGGCAGCTGTACTTGGGCTTTCGGAAGGTGTCAGGATTATTGCGGGCGCAGGGGATAATGCGGCGGCAGCAGTGGGAACCGGGACAGTCGGAGAGGGAAGATGCAATATTTCGCTGGGAACATCGGGGACGATCTTTATTTCCAGTCAGTCCTTCGGCGTCGATGCGAATAACGCACTCCATTCTTTTGCCCATGCAGACGGGCACTATCATCTGATGGGCTGCATGCTCAGTGCGGCGTCCTGCAACAAATGGTGGAATGAGGAAATCCTGAAGACCTGTGATTATGCGGCAGAGCAGGCGGGAATCGAAAACCTAGGAGAGAACAGGGTATTTTACCTTCCTTATCTGATGGGAGAGCGTTCCCCCCACAACGATCCTTATGCAAGAGCCACCTTCGTCGGTATGACCATGGATACCACCAGAGAAGAGATGACCCAGGCGGTGCTGGAAGGCGTGGCATTTGCACTTAGGGACTCTCTGGAGGTGGCAAGGAGCCTCGGAAATAAGATTACGCGGACAAAGATCTGCGGCGGCGGAGCAAAGAGCCCGCTTTGGAAGAAGATGATCGCGAATACCATGAACCTGAAGGTCGATGTCGTCGAGAGCGAGGAAGGCCCGGCTATGGGCGGCGCGATCCTGGCGGCGGTGGGCTGCGGGGAATATGAGAGCGTAGAAGAGGCTGCAGAAAAGCTGGTCAAAATAGTGGATACAGTGGAACCGGAGCCGGATCTGGCAGCTAAGTATGAGAAGCAGTA
- a CDS encoding PLP-dependent aminotransferase family protein: protein MAVELENEEIPRYLRVYNYYKDLILSGTMAAGTKLPSIRKGSAQLQMSRTTMETAYMLLAAEGYIASRPQSGYYVTDIAQRQSGRTGALGAQKKREETRIEYDFVTQGVDRESFRFELWRRYMKSALRQDERLLSYGEPQGEQEFREVLGGYLQEMRSVICTPDQIVIGAGVQTLLQILCPLLKERGKIAFHNPEFLQGRAVFEDYGFEMADNYREEGTGMYYISPSQMAKWEGVMPIADRLNLVGEASERKLLLIEDDYNSEFRYFQRPTPSLQGLAGGRGVVYLGTFSKMLLPSIRMSFMVLPPELLGEYEKRKNNYNQTASKAEQIAITQFIRDGHLAGQIRKSRKIHLAKAAELARAARNVFGERVQTRIEEAGFHVMLSFQTEKSSREIAGKARSAGVAVIPVPEAAPGVQETGEATVMLVCANVASQDYEAAMEQLRRCI, encoded by the coding sequence ATGGCAGTGGAATTGGAAAATGAGGAGATACCAAGGTATCTGCGTGTTTACAACTATTATAAGGATTTGATCTTAAGCGGAACAATGGCTGCCGGGACGAAGCTGCCGTCCATACGGAAAGGCTCGGCGCAGCTACAGATGAGCAGAACGACCATGGAGACGGCCTATATGCTCCTGGCAGCGGAGGGGTACATCGCGTCCAGACCGCAAAGCGGGTATTATGTGACGGACATCGCACAGCGTCAGAGTGGGAGGACCGGAGCCTTAGGGGCACAGAAAAAGCGGGAAGAGACGAGAATCGAGTATGATTTTGTTACCCAGGGGGTGGACCGGGAGAGCTTTCGTTTTGAGCTGTGGCGGCGTTACATGAAAAGTGCGCTCAGGCAGGACGAGCGGCTGCTATCTTACGGGGAGCCCCAGGGGGAGCAGGAGTTCCGTGAGGTCCTCGGCGGGTATTTACAGGAGATGCGAAGCGTGATCTGTACGCCGGATCAGATTGTGATCGGAGCAGGGGTGCAGACTTTGCTGCAGATTTTGTGCCCCCTCCTTAAGGAGCGGGGAAAGATTGCCTTCCATAATCCGGAATTCCTCCAGGGCAGGGCCGTTTTCGAGGATTACGGGTTTGAGATGGCGGATAATTACCGGGAAGAAGGAACGGGCATGTATTATATTTCGCCGTCGCAGATGGCAAAATGGGAGGGAGTCATGCCGATCGCGGACAGGCTTAACCTGGTAGGAGAAGCGTCCGAAAGGAAGCTTCTGCTCATAGAAGACGATTACAACAGTGAGTTTCGGTATTTCCAGAGACCGACGCCGTCTCTTCAGGGGCTTGCAGGCGGAAGGGGCGTGGTGTATCTGGGAACCTTCTCCAAGATGCTGCTTCCCTCGATCCGTATGAGCTTTATGGTACTGCCGCCGGAGCTTCTGGGAGAATATGAGAAGCGCAAGAACAACTATAACCAAACGGCTTCCAAGGCGGAGCAGATCGCGATCACCCAGTTTATCCGGGACGGACACCTGGCGGGACAGATTAGGAAATCGCGAAAGATCCATCTGGCAAAAGCCGCCGAGCTTGCCCGCGCGGCCCGGAACGTATTTGGAGAGAGGGTACAGACCAGGATCGAGGAGGCAGGCTTTCATGTCATGCTAAGTTTTCAGACGGAAAAATCTTCCCGGGAGATTGCAGGGAAGGCCCGCAGCGCCGGCGTGGCGGTGATTCCGGTGCCGGAGGCGGCGCCAGGCGTACAGGAGACGGGGGAAGCGACGGTGATGCTGGTCTGCGCCAATGTGGCGTCGCAGGATTATGAAGCTGCAATGGAGCAATTAAGGCGATGTATCTGA
- a CDS encoding helix-turn-helix domain-containing protein, producing the protein MTGFAHELVMPNEDLPFKLFLFEGKDGNYFREKHWHRSVEIFAVLEGELDFYMNEEDTHLEAGEFVIVNSNEVHSIRAVEKNQTVVLQIPLKAFEAYYTDEQFICFTHGEREQDRHMMELVREMYETYEKKETGYELKVQSSYFMMMYLLVTKYRKMEVSPEIIRNRRNLNRLSSITNYIKDNYWKELSLDGVASVFGYSPTYLSRMFQKYAKTNYKAYLQSVRLEYAYKELMKTEHSIGEVAEHNGFADGRAFARAFRRKYGVLPSEYKKIKKCSS; encoded by the coding sequence ATGACCGGATTTGCACATGAACTGGTGATGCCAAACGAGGATCTGCCGTTCAAACTGTTTTTATTTGAAGGAAAGGACGGGAATTATTTCCGGGAGAAGCACTGGCACCGCTCGGTGGAGATATTTGCGGTTCTTGAGGGAGAACTTGATTTTTATATGAATGAGGAGGATACGCACCTTGAGGCGGGCGAGTTCGTGATCGTCAACTCCAACGAGGTGCACTCGATCCGGGCAGTGGAGAAGAATCAGACGGTGGTACTTCAGATTCCGCTGAAAGCCTTTGAGGCGTATTATACCGACGAGCAGTTCATTTGTTTTACCCACGGAGAGCGGGAGCAGGACAGGCACATGATGGAGCTCGTGCGGGAAATGTATGAAACATACGAGAAAAAGGAGACCGGATATGAACTGAAGGTGCAGAGTTCTTATTTTATGATGATGTATCTTCTGGTCACAAAATACCGCAAGATGGAGGTCAGCCCGGAGATAATCAGGAACCGCCGGAATTTAAACAGGCTGTCTTCGATTACCAATTATATAAAAGATAATTATTGGAAGGAACTGTCACTTGACGGGGTGGCGTCTGTCTTCGGCTATTCCCCAACGTATTTGTCGCGTATGTTCCAGAAGTACGCAAAGACGAATTACAAGGCTTATCTGCAAAGTGTCAGGCTGGAATATGCCTATAAGGAGTTAATGAAAACGGAGCATAGTATCGGAGAGGTGGCGGAGCATAACGGATTCGCGGACGGAAGGGCATTTGCCAGAGCCTTCAGGAGAAAATACGGGGTGTTGCCAAGCGAATATAAAAAGATAAAAAAGTGTAGTTCATAA